The following coding sequences lie in one Spinacia oleracea cultivar Varoflay chromosome 1, BTI_SOV_V1, whole genome shotgun sequence genomic window:
- the LOC130471936 gene encoding uncharacterized protein: protein MGSRVKNLKNFGESVSVKDPVFVKDANSAKDKVLERSVSGNGIVTLLDKNEENIEIERGCCNLQLSVGMSTDEQKPLTNREQERKNREQELKKMAESLEAIQTDPWPCHDVRSEPVFEVLSVNLRNKSNTLSHSSNQSWELYGNIDVYDASERSNRYILFERTEQDEPELIPFVGGTLSLTGPDDIMSMDKPTVLVNILDKVSGKNLIFGAAPLLKTTDIVKQDHQFEQFRSITLSGTGCSAEVEYLALTFGMFAQVEVRLFKSRFVGSESDEEEEVEEGEGEELDVYGKISAEYKLYGSEKQVHSVTLFEIKKGSNKLGQVILGSPISLSRSVVAVPAYSTLTISVEVWDGAKNEIVFGGSCEFETNNHSREQDIIRGPDCLHAQVFTEWREPFMLDKSYNKMDRLGLNNVRHFSIPPNPGEFTAHREVEVFSIFIGRPNEQKLSLHGMVNFYGSWGPINIFERDKNDPYILYPGCNLLPLKFPKYLLSPGDFFGISVNLEDVEGHVSIKGDVVSSTALNYRLSPWQDCLLCSVVKGANHHCFASVHYTVFSFAVHCVLKVGFLFKDHQHFSDADADADADADACSKLHGSIVARYKKYGDKTSYERLYFRSILFERTLENPLEKTCKDFEMELSKPVVVVPYDSSLFIDVDLSCRYGGYTHLINGTREFQIGIGVGDGVTIEGDKVGINITMAWSRPRFVA, encoded by the exons ATGGGTTCAAGGGTAAAAAATCTAAAGAATTTTGGGGAATCAGTTTCTGTAAAAGACCCAGTTTTTGTAAAAGATGCAAATTCTGCAAAAGATAAAGTGTTGGAGAGAAGTGTTTCTGGAAATGGCATAGTTACTTTATTAGACAAAAACGAGGAGAATATCGAAATTGAAAGGGGATGCTGCAATCTGCAATTATCAGTGGGTATGAGCACAGATGAACAGAAGCCACTCACTAACAGAGAACAAGAGCGAAAGAACAGAGAACAAGAGCTAAAGAAAATGGCGGAATCACTTGAAGCCATACAAACTGATCCTTGGCCCTGCCATGATGTTAGAAGTGAACCAGTGTTTGAGGTTCTATCAGTGAATCTTCGCAACAAAAGCAATACCCTATCACACAGCAGCAATCAGTCATGGGAGCTCTATGGTAATATTGATGTCTATGATGCTAGTGAACGTAGTAATAGGTACATTCTCTTTGAACGCACTGAGCAAGATGAGCCAGAGCTTATCCCTTTTGTTGGTGGTACCTTAAGTCTAACAGGGCCTGATGATATAATGTCAATGGACAAACCAACTGTTCTTGTTAATATTTTGGATAAAGTTTCAGGCAAAAACCTTATCTTTGGGGCTGCTCCTTTGCTCAAGACAACTGATATAGTCAAACAGGATCATCAGTTTGAACAATTTCGGAGCATTACTCTATCTGGTACTGGCTGTTCTGCTGAGGTGGAGTACTTGGCATTGACTTTTGGTATGTTTGCCCAAGTTGAGGTCAGACTTTTTAAGTCGCGATTTGTGGGAAGTGAGAGCGATGAAGAGGAAGAGGTAGAGGAAGGGGAAGGTGAAGAGCTTGATGTATATGGGAAAATTTCTGCTGAGTATAAACTTTATGGCTCTGAAAAGCAAGTCCATAGCGTTACTCTTTTCGAGATTAAGAAGGGTTCTAATAAGCTTGGACAAGTAATATTGGGGTCTCCTATTTCCCTGTCTAGATCAGTGGTGGCTGTTCCTGCATATTCAACTCTCACAATTTCTGTAGAAGTATGGGATGGTGCTAAGAATGAAATAGTTTTCGGGGGAAGTTGTGAGTTTGAAACTAATAACCATAGCAGGGAGCAAGACATCATTCGTGGTCCAGATTGTTTACATGCTCAAGTGTTTACTGAATGGAGGGAACCATTTATGCTGGATAAATCATATAACAAAATGGATAGGTTGGGATTGAACAATGTACGTCACTTCTCAATCCCg CCCAACCCAGGAGAGTTCACGGCACATCGAGAAGTCGAGGTGTTCTCTATATTTATAGGTCGGCCAAATGAGCAGAAGTTAAGTCTCCATGGCATGGTTAACTTTTACGGCAGTTGGGGTCCGATTAATATCTTTGAAAGGGACAAGAATGATCCCTATATATTGTACCCTGGCTGCAACTTATTACCTCTAAAATTCCCCAAGTATCTTCTCTCACCGGGGGACTTTTTTGGTATATCAGTAAACCTTGAAGATGTTGAGGGTCATGTGTCGATCAAGGGAGACGTGGTGTCGAGTACTGCATTGAATTACCGTTTGAGTCCTTGGCAAGATTGCCTCTTGTGTTCTGTTGTTAAAGGTGCAAATCATCATTGCTTTGCATCTGTTCATTACACAGTCTTCTCGTTTGCAGTTCACTGTGTACTTAAAGTTGGTTTCCTTTTCAAGGATCATCAACATTTTTCTGATGCTGATGCTGATGCTGATGCTGATGCTGATGCTTGTAGCAAACTTCATGGGAGTATCGTTGCTCGCTATAAAAAGTATGGTGACAAAACATCTTATGAAAGATTATATTTCAGGAGTATACTTTTTGAGAGGACTTTGGAAAATCCTTTAGAAAAGACATGTAAGGATTTTGAGATGGAGCTTTCGAAACCTGTGGTTGTTGTTCCGTATGATTCTTCCTTGTTTATAGACGTAGATTTGAGTTGCCGATATGGTGGTTATACTCACCTTATAAATGGCACTAGAGAATTTCAAATTGGCATTGGTGTTGGTGATGGTGTAACAATTGAGGGAGATAAAGTTGGCATCAATATCACTATGGCATGGAGCCGACCTAGATTTGTTGCTTAA